One segment of Pontibacter akesuensis DNA contains the following:
- the ychF gene encoding redox-regulated ATPase YchF codes for MGLRCGIVGLPNVGKSTLFNAISNAKAESANYPFCTIEPNVGVITVPDERLQLLEELVHPERVLPTVIEFVDIAGLVKGASKGEGLGNKFLANIREVDAVIHVVRCFEDENIVHVDGKVNPIADKEIIDTELQLKDLDSVDKKILKVVRSAKSGDAKAKKELASLEKYKAHLEAGLNARSLDVTEDDLEAVEDLKLLTAKPVIYAANVDENSMIEGNQFSKALAEHVKDENAQVVLISASIEAQIAELTDPEEKEMFLSEYGLKESGLNKLIRASYQLLNLITYFTAGPKEVRAWTIEKGWRAPQAAGVIHSDFEKGFIRAEVIKLPDYQQYGSEAKIKEAGKMAVEGKEYVVQDGDIMHFRFNV; via the coding sequence ATGGGACTACGATGCGGTATTGTTGGGCTTCCGAATGTTGGAAAGTCCACCCTGTTCAACGCAATTTCTAATGCCAAGGCAGAATCTGCCAATTATCCATTCTGCACGATAGAGCCAAACGTGGGTGTGATCACCGTTCCGGACGAGCGCCTGCAGCTACTTGAGGAGCTGGTGCACCCTGAGCGCGTGCTGCCTACGGTAATCGAGTTTGTGGATATTGCAGGTCTGGTGAAAGGTGCCAGCAAAGGCGAAGGCCTCGGCAACAAGTTCCTGGCAAACATCCGCGAAGTGGACGCCGTGATTCACGTAGTGCGCTGCTTTGAAGATGAGAACATCGTGCACGTAGATGGGAAGGTAAACCCTATTGCCGACAAAGAAATCATCGACACTGAATTGCAGCTGAAAGACCTGGATTCTGTTGATAAGAAAATACTAAAAGTGGTACGCTCTGCTAAGTCCGGCGACGCGAAAGCGAAGAAGGAGTTGGCGAGCCTGGAGAAGTATAAAGCTCACCTGGAGGCTGGCCTGAACGCCCGCAGCCTGGATGTAACTGAGGACGACCTGGAGGCGGTGGAAGACCTGAAGCTGCTAACTGCCAAGCCCGTAATTTACGCGGCCAACGTAGATGAAAACTCCATGATTGAGGGTAACCAGTTTTCCAAAGCGCTTGCAGAGCACGTGAAGGACGAGAATGCGCAGGTAGTACTGATTTCCGCATCCATTGAGGCGCAGATTGCTGAGCTGACAGACCCGGAAGAAAAGGAAATGTTCCTTTCTGAATATGGCTTGAAAGAGTCGGGCCTGAACAAGCTCATTCGCGCATCATACCAGTTGCTGAACCTGATTACCTACTTTACTGCCGGACCGAAAGAAGTACGCGCCTGGACGATTGAAAAAGGCTGGCGTGCGCCACAGGCCGCCGGTGTAATCCACTCCGACTTTGAGAAAGGCTTCATCCGTGCTGAGGTGATCAAGCTGCCGGATTATCAGCAGTATGGCTCTGAGGCAAAGATAAAAGAAGCCGGTAAAATGGCCGTAGAAGGCAAAGAATACGTGGTGCAGGACGGCGACATCATGCACTTCCGCTTTAACGTGTAA
- a CDS encoding DUF3276 family protein, with the protein MEENNEKAEIYSQRVRAGKRTYFFDVKSTRSNDYYVTITESKRKMQDDSFSYEKHKIFLYKEDFAKFLEALQGTVDHVKSELLTEEALAALEAPIAEPSEVTTSEVGFDGELKWE; encoded by the coding sequence GTGGAAGAGAACAACGAAAAAGCAGAAATTTATTCCCAGAGAGTGAGAGCCGGGAAGAGAACGTATTTCTTTGATGTGAAATCAACTCGTTCAAACGATTACTACGTGACCATCACTGAGAGTAAGCGTAAAATGCAGGACGACAGCTTTTCATACGAGAAACACAAAATCTTTCTTTACAAAGAGGACTTTGCGAAGTTTCTGGAGGCGCTGCAGGGAACGGTAGACCACGTTAAATCCGAACTTTTGACAGAAGAGGCATTGGCCGCACTTGAAGCACCAATAGCAGAACCATCTGAGGTAACTACTTCTGAAGTTGGTTTTGACGGTGAGTTAAAGTGGGAGTAA
- a CDS encoding septal ring lytic transglycosylase RlpA family protein produces the protein MNLCSVVLIFILSFFNNGAATYTASGKASFYADRMHGQRTASGERYDKKLFTAAHATLPFNTKVRVTNLKNGKSVIVKINDRMARSRYKVIDVSRAAAVELDMVRDGMVEVQLKEVEETQPAQQEAPVTVSEADTSSSR, from the coding sequence ATGAACTTATGCTCAGTAGTATTGATCTTTATCCTTTCGTTTTTTAACAACGGCGCAGCCACCTACACCGCCAGCGGCAAAGCCTCCTTCTACGCCGACCGCATGCACGGCCAACGCACTGCCAGCGGTGAGCGCTACGACAAAAAGTTGTTTACTGCCGCCCACGCCACGCTTCCATTCAATACCAAAGTGCGGGTTACCAACCTCAAAAACGGCAAATCAGTTATCGTAAAAATCAATGACCGCATGGCCCGCAGCCGCTACAAGGTAATTGATGTATCCAGGGCTGCCGCCGTTGAACTGGACATGGTGCGTGATGGCATGGTAGAAGTGCAGCTGAAAGAGGTGGAGGAGACTCAACCTGCACAACAAGAAGCACCCGTTACCGTTTCAGAAGCAGATACCAGCTCCAGCAGATAA
- a CDS encoding DUF58 domain-containing protein, with product MKKPLTLADVQKFENMEFLARQLVEGFITGLHQSPYHGFSVEFSEHRLYNSGESTRHIDWKVFARTDKLFVKRYEEETNLRCHLLLDVSPSMYYPQENNGKITFSALCAAALATLLRRQRDAVGLVTFSDKIEIQTPVRSTASHLHTLLLLLQQQLDANPTAKDTNVAEVVHLIAQQIPKRSLVILFSDMLSRHDEIEDVFAALQHLKHQNHEVLLFHVMDRKTEEEFDFAERPYVFVDVETGQELKLQPSQVREHYRTAVEKYKKDLALKCGQYKIDFMPVDIREPFDKVLYSYLVKRAKGR from the coding sequence ATGAAAAAGCCGCTTACCCTTGCCGATGTGCAGAAGTTTGAGAACATGGAATTTCTGGCGCGGCAGCTGGTAGAGGGATTTATTACGGGCCTGCATCAATCGCCGTACCATGGTTTTTCGGTGGAGTTCTCTGAGCACCGCCTCTACAACAGCGGCGAGAGCACCCGCCATATTGATTGGAAGGTATTTGCCCGCACCGATAAGCTCTTTGTGAAGCGCTACGAGGAGGAAACCAACCTGCGCTGCCACCTGCTGCTGGATGTTTCTCCTTCTATGTACTACCCACAGGAAAATAACGGTAAAATCACCTTTTCTGCACTCTGTGCCGCGGCACTGGCTACCTTGCTTCGGCGGCAGCGCGATGCAGTTGGTTTGGTTACCTTCTCTGATAAAATAGAGATTCAAACCCCCGTACGTTCTACTGCCTCGCACCTGCATACTTTGCTGCTGTTACTGCAACAGCAGCTGGATGCCAATCCCACAGCTAAAGACACGAATGTGGCGGAGGTGGTGCACCTGATCGCCCAGCAAATCCCGAAGCGCTCGTTGGTTATTCTTTTTAGCGACATGCTAAGCCGCCACGATGAAATAGAGGATGTTTTCGCTGCGCTGCAGCACCTGAAGCACCAGAACCACGAGGTGCTTCTGTTCCATGTGATGGACCGCAAAACAGAGGAGGAGTTTGATTTTGCCGAGCGACCTTACGTGTTTGTGGATGTGGAGACAGGGCAGGAGCTAAAGCTGCAACCCTCTCAGGTGCGCGAGCATTACCGCACTGCCGTGGAGAAGTATAAAAAGGACCTTGCCCTGAAATGCGGCCAGTACAAAATCGACTTCATGCCTGTTGATATAAGAGAGCCATTTGATAAGGTGCTTTATTCATACCTGGTGAAGCGGGCAAAAGGTAGGTAA
- the pgi gene encoding glucose-6-phosphate isomerase, whose translation MLKNISPTGTNAWQKLQSHFNQVQSLHLRDMFAQDPERFQKFTFKLNDTLYDLSKNRITEETLQLLTELAKETGVPAAIESMFSGERINATENRAVLHTALRNFSDEQLEVDGENALQEVHAVQQQMREFCDKLHSGEWTGYTGKRIASVVNIGIGGSDLGPKMVVEALKKYQKPDLEVYYISNVDGTDAAETLRKLDPETTLFIIASKTFTTKETITNAETARGWFLNKAVDREHIKKHFVALSTNIEAVTKFGIAEENAFRFWDWVGGRFSLWSAIGFSIACALGYDKFEELLRGAESMDKHFREAPMKQNIPVLMALLSTWYTNFFGSQTHAILPYDQYLRLLPEYLQQLLMESNGKSTDRNGTNVNYQTQPVVWGAAGTNSQHSFFQLIHQGTVLIPCDFIATAISHNPVGNHHALLLSNFFAQTEALMKGKTADEVRQELEQKGMTGEELENLLPHKVFAGNKPTTSIMMKQLTPFELGSLVAMYEHKTFVQGVIWNIYSFDQWGVELGKQLAGTIEGELLQGKTEQHDSSTSGLMAFYRNNK comes from the coding sequence ATGTTAAAAAACATCTCTCCGACCGGCACCAACGCATGGCAAAAGCTGCAAAGCCACTTCAATCAAGTACAGTCACTCCATCTCCGCGACATGTTTGCCCAGGACCCTGAGCGTTTCCAGAAATTCACTTTTAAGCTAAATGATACGCTCTACGACCTGTCCAAGAACAGGATAACAGAAGAAACGCTGCAATTGCTGACAGAGTTGGCGAAGGAAACTGGCGTACCGGCTGCGATAGAAAGCATGTTTAGTGGTGAGCGGATTAACGCTACTGAGAATCGGGCGGTGCTGCACACGGCCCTGCGTAACTTTTCGGATGAGCAACTGGAGGTTGACGGGGAGAACGCGCTGCAGGAGGTACACGCCGTACAGCAGCAGATGAGAGAATTCTGCGACAAACTGCATAGCGGCGAGTGGACTGGCTATACAGGCAAGCGTATTGCCAGTGTGGTGAACATCGGCATTGGCGGCTCCGACTTAGGCCCGAAAATGGTAGTGGAGGCGCTGAAAAAATACCAGAAGCCTGACCTGGAAGTATACTACATCTCCAACGTGGACGGAACCGATGCCGCTGAGACCCTCCGCAAACTGGACCCGGAGACAACGCTTTTCATCATCGCCTCCAAAACGTTTACCACCAAAGAAACCATCACAAACGCCGAGACGGCACGCGGTTGGTTCCTGAACAAGGCCGTGGACCGGGAACACATCAAAAAGCATTTCGTAGCACTTTCCACCAACATTGAGGCCGTAACCAAATTCGGAATAGCCGAGGAAAATGCCTTCCGCTTCTGGGATTGGGTGGGCGGCCGCTTCTCGCTCTGGTCTGCCATTGGCTTCTCGATCGCCTGCGCCCTGGGTTATGATAAATTTGAAGAGCTGCTGCGCGGCGCCGAATCTATGGACAAGCACTTCCGGGAGGCTCCGATGAAGCAGAACATACCTGTGCTGATGGCCCTGCTAAGTACCTGGTATACGAATTTTTTCGGCAGCCAGACCCACGCTATTTTACCCTACGACCAGTACCTGCGACTGCTGCCCGAGTACCTGCAGCAACTGCTGATGGAGAGCAACGGCAAAAGCACCGACCGCAATGGCACCAACGTTAATTACCAGACCCAGCCCGTGGTATGGGGCGCAGCGGGCACTAACAGCCAACACTCCTTTTTTCAGCTGATCCACCAGGGCACCGTCCTTATTCCGTGTGACTTTATTGCCACTGCCATCAGCCATAACCCTGTGGGCAACCACCACGCGCTGCTGCTTTCTAACTTCTTTGCGCAGACCGAGGCTTTGATGAAAGGCAAAACGGCCGATGAAGTGCGCCAGGAACTGGAGCAGAAAGGAATGACAGGTGAAGAGCTGGAGAACCTGCTGCCGCACAAAGTATTTGCCGGTAACAAGCCGACTACCTCTATCATGATGAAGCAGCTGACTCCATTTGAGCTTGGCAGTCTGGTAGCCATGTATGAACACAAGACGTTTGTGCAGGGTGTGATCTGGAACATCTACAGCTTTGACCAATGGGGCGTGGAACTGGGCAAGCAGCTTGCCGGCACCATTGAGGGAGAGTTGCTGCAAGGTAAAACAGAGCAACACGACAGCTCCACCAGCGGCTTGATGGCCTTCTATCGAAACAATAAGTAA
- a CDS encoding HAD-IA family hydrolase, producing the protein MSDLSNLIKERNIKALILDMDGVITNTAGLHAEAWKRLCDSFLKQRGQQDGKTYKPFDLQEDYRNFVHDVPRLDAMRNFMESRGIEVPEGRPEDDADKNTIVGLGERKDFYFHELLKQNGVFVFDPAVQWVKEQQQASMKTAIVSGSRNCLTILQRAGLDRLFEVRVDKVVASQLKLNSKPAPDIYVEAARQLGVSPAETAVFEDSTAGIAGAKAGGFGLVVGVDHSFKKEQLEMDGADIVIKGFSAEVKAKNASSISL; encoded by the coding sequence ATGAGTGATCTGAGTAACCTAATCAAAGAAAGAAATATTAAGGCCCTTATCCTGGATATGGATGGCGTTATCACAAACACGGCTGGCTTGCATGCTGAGGCATGGAAAAGGCTCTGCGACTCCTTTTTAAAGCAGCGCGGGCAGCAGGACGGAAAGACGTATAAGCCATTCGACCTCCAGGAAGACTACCGCAACTTTGTGCACGATGTGCCCCGTTTGGATGCGATGCGTAACTTCATGGAGTCGCGCGGGATAGAGGTGCCGGAGGGCAGACCCGAAGACGATGCCGATAAGAACACCATCGTTGGGCTGGGCGAGCGCAAGGACTTTTACTTTCATGAGCTGCTGAAGCAAAACGGTGTGTTTGTGTTTGACCCTGCAGTACAGTGGGTGAAGGAGCAGCAGCAGGCAAGCATGAAAACCGCTATTGTTTCCGGTAGCCGAAATTGCCTTACCATCCTGCAGCGTGCAGGCCTGGACAGGCTGTTTGAGGTACGCGTAGACAAAGTGGTAGCCAGCCAACTTAAGCTCAACAGCAAACCCGCCCCGGATATTTATGTGGAGGCGGCGCGCCAATTGGGGGTTAGCCCAGCGGAAACCGCCGTGTTCGAAGACTCCACTGCCGGTATAGCTGGAGCCAAGGCCGGTGGGTTCGGGCTTGTGGTTGGCGTTGACCATAGCTTTAAGAAGGAGCAACTGGAAATGGATGGGGCTGACATTGTAATAAAAGGCTTCTCAGCCGAAGTGAAAGCTAAAAACGCATCCAGTATAAGCTTGTAA
- the otsB gene encoding trehalose-phosphatase: MENNTHRNIKQTNPNELPSALPDVQQLIGNKKPAVFLDYDGCLSPIVKDPDKAILTEAMRSTLRRLADVCSVAVVSGRDRADVKGLVQLENLYYAGSHGFDISGPGNLHTEPGGAAAAIPALDVAQEELKEQLQNIEGAFVERKRYAIAVHYRNVPEEQVSEVLEVVQEVLAKHQELKPGPGKKIMELKPNLDWHKGKAVLWLMDKLELNQPDIVPLYIGDDLTDEDAFATLQGQGVGIMVGEHDALTAAEYRLEDVTEVQVFLEALTKAVKQQA, translated from the coding sequence ATGGAAAACAACACCCACCGTAACATCAAACAGACAAACCCAAACGAATTACCGTCAGCGCTACCGGATGTACAGCAATTGATCGGCAATAAAAAGCCCGCTGTCTTCCTGGACTATGACGGCTGCCTAAGCCCTATCGTGAAGGACCCCGACAAGGCTATACTTACAGAGGCAATGCGGTCCACGCTCAGGCGCCTGGCCGATGTGTGCAGCGTGGCCGTGGTAAGTGGTCGCGACCGGGCAGACGTGAAAGGGCTGGTGCAACTGGAGAACCTGTACTACGCTGGCTCACACGGCTTTGATATTTCAGGACCAGGCAACCTGCACACGGAACCCGGCGGAGCCGCAGCAGCCATACCCGCACTGGATGTAGCCCAGGAGGAACTGAAGGAGCAGTTGCAGAACATAGAAGGAGCATTTGTGGAGCGTAAGCGCTACGCAATTGCCGTGCATTACCGCAATGTGCCGGAGGAGCAGGTTAGCGAGGTGCTGGAGGTCGTGCAGGAAGTTCTTGCGAAGCACCAGGAGCTTAAACCGGGACCGGGCAAAAAAATCATGGAGCTTAAGCCAAACCTCGACTGGCACAAAGGCAAAGCCGTGTTGTGGCTGATGGACAAACTGGAGCTGAACCAGCCGGATATTGTGCCGCTCTACATCGGGGATGATCTCACCGACGAGGATGCCTTTGCCACTTTACAAGGCCAGGGCGTGGGCATTATGGTAGGGGAGCACGATGCGCTGACTGCGGCAGAATATCGTTTGGAGGATGTAACGGAGGTGCAGGTTTTTTTAGAGGCACTCACCAAAGCTGTAAAACAGCAGGCATAA
- the fbaA gene encoding class II fructose-bisphosphate aldolase has protein sequence MSETKTRFRAGVLYGDEVTELFKYANENNFALPAVNVIGTNSINAVLETAREVNSPVIIQFSNSGAQFYAGKGLSNDQQKSAIAGAISGAHHVHIMAEAYGVPVILHTDHAAKKLLPWIDGLLDAGEQYFKEHGKPLYSSHMLDLSEEEIQENVETCVSYLKRMDKLGMTVEIELGVTGGEEDGVDNSDVDSARLYTQPEEVAYAYEELNKISSRFTIAAAFGNVHGVYKPGNVELRPEILKNSQQFIQEKYNTQPNPVNFVFHGGSGSEKEKITEAIEYGAIKMNIDTDMQWAFLEGVRNYVTDKKDYLQSQIGNPEGEDAPNKKYYDPRVWLRKGEDTFITRLKEAFEDLNCINRNA, from the coding sequence GTGAGCGAAACAAAAACAAGATTCAGAGCCGGTGTGCTTTACGGAGACGAGGTGACTGAACTCTTCAAGTATGCGAACGAAAATAACTTCGCCCTTCCTGCCGTAAACGTTATCGGCACAAACTCTATCAACGCTGTGCTGGAAACGGCAAGAGAAGTAAACTCTCCAGTTATCATTCAATTTTCGAATAGCGGCGCGCAATTCTACGCGGGCAAAGGCCTGTCGAACGACCAGCAGAAGTCTGCCATTGCAGGCGCTATTTCAGGTGCACACCACGTGCACATTATGGCTGAGGCTTACGGAGTACCCGTAATCCTGCACACCGACCACGCTGCCAAGAAATTGCTGCCATGGATTGACGGTTTGCTGGATGCTGGTGAGCAGTACTTCAAGGAGCACGGCAAGCCACTATACAGCTCGCACATGCTGGACCTTTCTGAAGAGGAAATCCAGGAGAACGTGGAAACCTGCGTGAGCTACCTGAAGCGTATGGACAAGCTAGGCATGACGGTTGAAATCGAGCTTGGTGTAACAGGTGGCGAGGAAGACGGCGTAGACAACTCTGATGTGGACAGCGCCCGTCTTTATACTCAGCCTGAGGAAGTAGCCTACGCGTACGAGGAGCTGAACAAGATCAGCAGCCGCTTTACCATTGCCGCTGCCTTCGGTAACGTGCACGGGGTGTACAAGCCAGGAAACGTGGAGCTTCGCCCTGAAATCCTGAAGAACTCACAGCAGTTTATCCAGGAGAAGTATAACACGCAGCCGAACCCGGTAAACTTTGTTTTCCATGGCGGCTCAGGCTCTGAAAAGGAGAAAATCACTGAGGCGATCGAGTACGGCGCCATCAAAATGAACATCGATACGGATATGCAGTGGGCTTTCCTGGAAGGTGTACGAAACTACGTAACCGACAAGAAGGATTATCTGCAGTCGCAGATCGGCAACCCTGAGGGCGAAGATGCGCCGAACAAGAAGTATTACGACCCGCGTGTGTGGCTGCGTAAAGGTGAGGACACGTTCATCACCCGTCTGAAAGAGGCTTTCGAGGATTTGAATTGCATCAACCGAAACGCTTAA
- a CDS encoding ABC transporter permease: MFQHSLLLIYRNFKRFRSTFLINLIGLSTGLACTVLIFLWVNDELRKDKFHENDRQLFQVMTNHHNREGVVTWKVSPGNLGEALAAEMPEVTYAVSSSDIPDKFTLSNEEKHIRAAGQFVSKDFFNTFSYALLQGDKNQVLASKNAIVISEELALKLFNTTENLVGKTINWQILHFHKPVVIAGVFKTIPSGSSEQFDFLLSFEEFRDMLGDGLHWDNHNARTYLVLREGTDAQKFNQKIGSFLKSKAPNTNVTLFATPFSDLYLYGNYENGVQTGGRIVYVRLFSLIALFILLIACINFMNLSTAKASRRIKEVGIKKAMGASRQSLVLQYLGESLLMSLASLIVALMLVELSLAPFSALTGKQLTLHYEPQFVLVILGITLLTGFLAGSYPALYLSGFTPAAVLRGKLDTLAGELWARKGLVVFQFTLSVILIVSVLVVYKQNHYAQTKNLGYSKDNVIYFDAEGQVQDKLETFLAEVKKIPGVVNASSGGSIISDYSSTTGLAWRGKGNENIAFQNVVVNYGMIEVLGIQLKEGRTFSRRFAADTAKIIFNEAAVKTMAMKNPVGEVVNLWGENRKIIGVVKDFHFQSLHEGIKPMFFRLQPQTAIKVMLKIEAGRERETIAQLQQLYKAYNPGFILDYRFLNEDYQELYAAEQRVAVLSRYFAGLAVLISCLGLFGLAAFTAERRLKEIGIRKVLGASEASIVFLLSVDFTKLVLAAILIALPLSYLIADYWLHNFAYRIELAWWYFAGAGLLALVISWFTVGMQAVKASRISPSQCLKDV, from the coding sequence ATGTTTCAGCACAGCCTTCTGCTTATCTACAGAAACTTTAAACGGTTTAGAAGTACCTTCCTTATAAACCTGATCGGGCTCTCGACCGGCTTAGCCTGCACTGTGCTTATATTTCTGTGGGTAAACGATGAGCTTCGGAAAGATAAGTTCCATGAAAACGACAGGCAGTTATTTCAGGTGATGACAAACCACCATAACAGGGAAGGCGTGGTAACCTGGAAGGTAAGCCCCGGCAACCTGGGAGAGGCCCTGGCAGCAGAAATGCCAGAAGTAACGTATGCCGTCAGTTCATCAGACATCCCGGATAAATTTACTCTTTCTAACGAGGAGAAACATATTCGTGCAGCCGGTCAGTTTGTAAGCAAAGACTTTTTTAACACGTTCTCCTATGCGCTCCTGCAAGGCGACAAGAACCAGGTGCTGGCCTCAAAGAATGCCATCGTCATATCAGAGGAACTGGCCCTGAAGCTGTTCAACACCACAGAGAATTTGGTTGGTAAAACGATTAACTGGCAAATTCTGCATTTCCATAAGCCGGTCGTTATCGCAGGAGTTTTTAAAACTATACCTTCAGGTTCCTCCGAGCAGTTCGACTTTCTCCTGTCTTTCGAAGAATTCAGAGACATGCTCGGAGACGGGTTGCACTGGGATAACCACAATGCCAGAACATACCTGGTCTTAAGAGAAGGCACCGATGCCCAAAAGTTTAACCAGAAAATCGGGAGCTTCCTGAAAAGCAAAGCGCCAAACACCAATGTCACCTTGTTTGCCACTCCTTTCTCGGATTTATACTTGTATGGAAACTATGAGAATGGAGTACAGACAGGGGGCAGGATAGTGTATGTCCGGCTTTTTTCGCTAATCGCCCTTTTCATACTGCTCATCGCCTGCATTAACTTCATGAACCTTTCCACCGCCAAGGCATCGAGAAGAATAAAGGAAGTGGGCATCAAGAAAGCCATGGGAGCGAGCAGGCAATCGCTTGTGCTGCAGTACCTGGGAGAATCGCTGTTGATGTCGCTGGCCTCGCTTATTGTAGCGCTGATGCTGGTGGAGCTTTCGCTGGCACCCTTTAGCGCGCTTACCGGAAAACAACTCACGCTGCATTATGAGCCGCAGTTCGTCTTGGTTATACTTGGCATTACCTTGCTTACAGGGTTTTTGGCGGGCAGCTACCCGGCGCTTTACCTTTCTGGGTTCACGCCGGCAGCGGTTTTAAGGGGAAAACTAGACACGCTGGCGGGGGAACTGTGGGCACGAAAGGGGCTTGTGGTGTTTCAGTTTACGTTGTCCGTGATCCTCATTGTGTCTGTACTCGTGGTGTATAAGCAGAATCATTACGCACAAACCAAGAACCTGGGCTACAGCAAGGACAACGTCATCTATTTTGACGCAGAGGGGCAGGTGCAGGATAAACTGGAAACCTTTCTGGCCGAGGTGAAAAAAATACCGGGCGTGGTAAACGCATCCAGCGGTGGGAGCATCATCAGCGATTATAGTTCTACTACCGGGCTTGCCTGGCGAGGGAAGGGCAACGAAAATATCGCCTTTCAGAATGTGGTGGTCAACTACGGCATGATAGAAGTTTTGGGAATACAACTGAAAGAAGGCCGCACCTTCTCAAGGCGCTTCGCCGCAGACACAGCAAAGATCATCTTTAATGAGGCGGCTGTAAAAACCATGGCGATGAAAAACCCCGTGGGTGAAGTGGTAAACCTGTGGGGGGAGAACAGAAAAATCATAGGTGTAGTGAAAGACTTCCACTTCCAGTCACTCCATGAAGGAATAAAACCGATGTTTTTCCGACTGCAGCCACAAACTGCAATCAAGGTGATGCTGAAGATCGAAGCCGGTCGGGAAAGGGAAACGATAGCGCAGTTGCAGCAGCTTTACAAAGCCTACAACCCGGGTTTTATACTTGATTACCGGTTTCTGAATGAAGACTATCAGGAATTATATGCTGCAGAACAGCGGGTGGCAGTACTATCGCGGTACTTTGCCGGGTTGGCGGTGCTCATTTCCTGCCTTGGCTTGTTTGGCCTGGCCGCCTTCACCGCTGAAAGGAGATTAAAGGAAATAGGTATCCGCAAAGTGTTGGGTGCGAGCGAAGCCAGCATTGTGTTCCTGCTGTCCGTCGACTTCACCAAACTGGTGCTTGCAGCCATCCTGATTGCCCTGCCACTCAGTTACCTTATAGCAGATTACTGGCTCCATAACTTTGCCTACCGGATTGAATTAGCGTGGTGGTACTTTGCAGGCGCAGGCCTGCTGGCGTTGGTAATTTCCTGGTTTACGGTGGGCATGCAGGCAGTAAAAGCCTCCAGAATAAGCCCATCCCAGTGCCTCAAAGACGTTTGA